CCGTGGCGCAGATCGTGGTGAGGGCGTGGTCGGTGGTGAGGTCGACGACCGACTCGCCGGGCCGGCTGTAGGCGGCGACGAGGCGGTACGCGAGGCGGGTGGGCAGGCTGGTGTGGGCGTCGGCGTCGGTGCGGGCCGTACGCCAGACCGTGATCGGGACCGGCGGGTCGCCGGCGATCAGGTCGATGAGGGTGGGGTCGGCCGGCGGCTGGTGGCCGGTCTGAGGGTGCGGCGGGTGCTGGCTCATGTGGATGTCGGCTCCGCGCCGCGCCGTGAAGCGCTGACACCCCCGAACCGCGCCTTGTGAGCCGTGACGAACACTTGTTCCGCTCGCAGCCACTCACAACGACTGACAGTCGTAGGGCTGGGCGGTCCCCCGGCCGCGAGACTGGCGTGTCCTGCCGATCTTCTAGTGGTGGATCGTTGACCATGTGCCAGCGGTGCGTCGCGGTGAGCTGACCGGTAAGGCGCGGGCGGTGATCGCGCTGCTGCTGCCCGAGCCGGGCGGTGCGCGGGGGCGGTGGCGGGATCACCGCCAGGTCGTCAATGGGATCCTGTGGAAGCTGCGCACGGGCGCGCCGGGGCGTGAACTGCCGGAGCGCTTCGGACCGTGGGAGACCTGCCGGGCCAGCCTCGTCATCATCGCCGCCATCGTCTGGCTTTCATGATCACTCGGATGCGTCATCCGAGATCACCAGCTCTTTCAGTCCATCGATCACCCGAACGTCGAGATCCCAACGCCCAGCGAGATCGGTGATCGCCGCGTACTCCTCACCTGTCAGCCGCACCCGGTAGTCGAGGACGTTGACGCAGAGCGTGTCCAGCCCGAGCTGCTCCTCGCCCGCCATCACATCCACCACCGAGTCCGCGAGCCGCGGATCCAGGGGTGCACCAATCTCAGCCTCAGCCTGTGCATCCGCCCGTCCAGACAGCGCCTCGACCAGACGCTGAAAACGCCGGCGATCCTCGGTCCAGTACATGGCCGAAGCATGTCATGACCAGGAGTGCCGATCCATGCTCGGCGGGACACGCCCGAGGTGCGGCTGAAGTGCGCTCACCCGCTATCCGGTCCGTTTCTGTGAGGCGACGGATACGGATCTCTCTCGATCCCGCCTCCACATGTCGTGACGGATGCTGGCCGAGCTGCCGCTTTCGGCAGGCGAGCTCAGGGAGCTGCTGCACCAAGCTAGTCCTGTTTGTTGTTACTGATACTGGGTTGCGTCGATCGGTCGTGAGCGTTTCCGGTGGAGGGTGTGGCTTACCGTGATCGGCGTGGCGTTCACTGTGGATCAGGCTGCGGTAGCGGGAGTCGGCGTAGCGGGAGTGATCTCCGTCAGCGCGGCCGATGGCCCGTACACGGTGTTCGATTCGGTGATGGGTGTGGTTCTGCTCATCCTGTTCTTGTCGTTCTATGAGCGAGGGACGCCTGGTGTGCGGTCGTCTGACCGCTTTCCGGCCGCTGCGGCCGCGGTGTTGGCCGTGATCTTCTGTCTTGTCCTGTCGCCGTTGGTCGAGGCCTTCTGGCTGATCGGGGGGTATGACCGGCGGGACTTCGCAGTCGACTCGACCCTCGCGGCGGTCTGGATCGTCCTCTTCTCGGTCTTCTGGCGCTCGCCCATCCGCCGGGAGGTGCCCCGCATCTTGACGGCCATTCAGAGCCGGATGAGAGTTGCCGCCCGGGAAGGGTGGGCGACGCGCGGCAAACGCACGGAGACGTGAGAGATCCGCTCGACAGCGTGGCCGCCTGAACGTCTGCTGCGCCGCCAGGCGATCCGCAGCCGGTAGGGGTGCGTGACCCTAGGGGTGGACCACAGAGTCGACCAGCGCGGTGAAACCTGTTCTGGTGTCACAGCGCTGATGTCGCCGGCCCTGGCACAACCTCCGGCCTAGCGGGCGATGGCCGCCGCCCGGAATTGTCACAGGTTCGCGGCCGGCGGCAGGGCGCTGACAGCGCCGGGTGCTGACAGCGGCACCGTGATCGGACCCGGCTGTCACCGCCGTTCGTCCGGGACCGACACGATGACAGCCGCCGCCACGACCTCGCGTGCCGGAGCCCGTTTGTGACACAGCGCCGCGACAGAGGCGCTCTCACAGGGACTGTCACGGTGTCACAGGGCAGGTCAGCCGCCCTGCCCGGATCCGCTGTCAGCAACCTCCGTCGATGTCCGCTCTGCCCGTGACAGTGCTCCGACCTCTGACAGCCGCCGCCGGACGCCCCGGGGATGGCGTTGTCAGAGCCGTGTGAGGCCCTCGTGGCGGAATCGATGTCACCGCCTGCCCCGACGACACCGGCCGGCCGGCGACCAGCAGCACCAGCTCGCAGCAGGGTTTGACCGCGTCGCGCGTGGTGGATCAACGATTCATGCCCGCGCCACGACCAGTGCCTCCGGCGTTCGTCGGAGGCCGCGGGAGCGTTTTTGCATGAGGGTCATGCCAGCGGCGATATGGCGGAGGCGGTTGCCGTTGTGGAGGTCGCCGCGCTGCAGGGACTCTGCCGCAAGAATCAGTGCCACGATTCGTGTCGTTGTGGCGGCTTCCGGCGCTATTTGCTTTGTGCGTAGGAACGTCGGACGAGCCGTCTGGAGCAAGTGTCTGGCGATCCGGTATGTCCAAGCAGGAAGCGCGGTGTTACCTTCGATCGCCTTAGCAGCCACGGAAGCCGCGGGGGCTAACCAGTCAAGCGGAATGTTGAGCTCATCAGCTGCGGCGACTCCGGAGGCGGCCAGCAGTGCATGAGCGAATGCCGTCGGCGGATCCACGCTGTTGTCCCTGGCGTTTCTGACGGTGCGGTCGACAACGTCGGCCAACCCCGCACCAAGGCACTCACGCAGCGCCGACACCGTTGCTTGCGCCGGGTCGTTGCAGGCGTGCTGCTGCATCGGTGCCAGCGGCGGCAGGAGGCCTGGGTGGTTTCTTGTCCGAGAAGCGATGATCTCCTCGGTTACCGCCACGATTTCGCGGGCAAGCTGCCGGCCGGCCTTCCGTGCCACGTCAAGGGCTGTTGCGCGGTCGCGCATTCGATCCCGGGCCTGTACAAGATTTTTTACATCCCCGTGCCTTCCTGGTTCTAGCTGGATGCGCGCTGTCTCGGCGAGCTGGTGCAGCTGGTCGAGCCGAAGGACCAAGTTCAGGGCTTGTCGACGGTTGGTTAGCGCGGCATCCGATCCCACGCCTCGGCCGCCAAGAACTGTCACAAATCGCTCGGCGTGGGCCAGCGCTAGCGCCAGTGACCGACACGTATTCGCCGCCTCCACGCATTCCCCTTCGAACACGTCACCAGATCTGGAGATACTGCGATCGGACACGGTGGGCGCTGCCCTGTCCTGGCCCTGCGCGGAGTGGGCAGGGTCAGCGTAGGCGAGGATCTGCCCAAGGCGATCCGCATCTTCTTTGGCCGTGGACAGGCTGTCGCGAGGATCTTCCAAGGCGTATTTCGCGCCGGTCATCTCGGCAGCCCGGCGGATTTCGTAGTTCCGGATCTTGGCCTGTAGCTGGTCCTCTAGGTGCTTAATAGTCGAGCGGGCTTCCTCGGCCCGCAGCTCCAAGATCCTGCGGCGCATGCCCAGGACCTGGCGCGCGCGGCGTGCCGCCTTCTCCACCAGCCAACGCAAGTTCTCTGCCCGAGCTCGGATAGCGTGCGATAGCAGCAGCCATGGAACCGGCGATCCGGCCGCGTCGATTATGACTGACTCCAGAATCTCGGCCCCAGACACTGTGAGTGGCGAAGGGATGCCCGGCGCTGTCCATAGCTCAGGCGGGTTTTCCGGCCGCTGGGCCCAGATGTGTCTCGCCGACCGCACCGATTGCCCAGCGATGCCGCCGCGCTCGGCGAGTTCGGTCAACTCCGCTGGTGTAGGCAGTCGGTACGCAACTTCGGCTCTTGCAGTCACGGAATTGAGCCAGGCGACAAAAGCCGTGGCATCGCTACCCCAGACGCCGGTCACGGCCGTGGCGGCGGTCGGGTCCGCTGGACAAGGCCCCTCCGGTGAGGGCCGGCGCCTATCGGCGAGGAGGTAAAGGCGGTAAAGGTCCGTGCGGATGGGCTGGTAGCAGACCTGCGAGCCGCCGGAAGTGGCCGACTGCGCGCTGAGATACTGGAGCGCCAGCACGCCGGCCACCAAGCGGCGATGCTGGCTGTCGGCATCCAGCTGGAATGCCAGCGCGACGACGTCGTCTAGCCTGCGACGAAGTGCCCGATCGGAGGTCTGGGCGATCTCGCAGCACTCGAAGGCGAGCGATAGCGCAGCCAACGAGCCGGATTGGACGGCAGCTCGGATCACCTGGTCGGCGTTGACGCCGGTCACCGCCAGCAGTGTCACCTCCCGCCACGAGGGATCGTCCACACGATGCCTTAGATCCTGGTAGGCATTGGTGTTCCGTATATGGGTCGCTGCGAGGTACTCCTGAAAGGTGAGGTGAACGAAGGCGAATACCTCCGGATCGCGCTCCACCAGAATGCCGCTCGCTGCCGCCTCGTCCACGAAATCGTCTGGTGTCGCGCCTTCGGGCAACTGATCGAGGCAGGCCGAGACTCCCTGCCGTATATCGGCCCGCAGCATCGTCCGCAAGGGGTGGTCCATCATGTCATACGCCAACGCGGCGAGCACACGAATCTTGTCGTCAGTGCTAAAGCGGGTACCCGTCATCCGGCTATCACCGCGTGGCCCAAGCACGACCCGGCACATCTCGGCGTACAGGGCGGCTCGAGTTTTGGGTAGCGCACCGCGATTGCGATGCACATTCACGATCATTGTGAGCAGGAGCGGGTTGACGGCAAGATCGTGTAGTGCTGGGGTGTTGGTGATGCGGTCGATAAGATCCATGGCGGCTCGCTCTGCTCGAGTTCGAGCGGACGCAGCGTCGTTGCCTTCCTGATTCTCCAGGGCCCGGTACCAGGCGTGCACGAATGTGCTCATCTGGTGATTGGTGAATGGTCGCACCTGCAGGATCAACGCGGCGTCGAGCATGGGGCCGCGGTAGGCGTGTGGGCGGGAGGTGACGACGAATGCGGTCCTTCGGTGCAACGCGATCTGGTCGTTCAGCCAAGAGGAAACCGTGGCCCGGTCTTCTGGGTCGAAGATTTCGTCCAGGCCGTCTAGAAGTACGACGCACCTGCCCGCTCCCAACTGACTTTCCCACCAGCCCCGTGGTTCGCCGTCCGGAGCTCGCAGCGTACGCCGGAGGAGACCAGGCAATGTGATATTTGGATCGTGGACGATATGCCGACCGTGATCGCGTAGCTCCAGCAGGATCGGGACTCGATAGCGACCCAGTCGCTGTTCACGTGCCAAGCGGCTGCCGACGTGCAGCAGCAACGTGCTCTTACCGCCACCGGGTTGGCCGCGGATCGCGAGGACTCGAGATCCGCTGTCGTCGAGAAACTCCCAAATCGAATGGCGGCGCGACGGGTCCATCGCGACGTCCGACAGCATGCCGCCCTCAGTGCCGAGCAGAGGCCTCGGCACCAGACTGACGTCGACGTAGATGTCATCGATCTGCGGACTGAACGACCCGGCGATGCCGAGACGCCGGTTGCGCACGTACCGCATCGAGTCGAGTGCCCATGCGCGGTACGCGCGCTGGTAACGGGCTGCCGGCCGGAACCGCGCTACGACGAGGGCCAGCACTGCGCCGCTCGACAGGACAGCGACAGCCCCGACGACTGGGTGAGCCCAGATCACGCGTCGCGCCGCGACCACCGCTGCGAGGGCAACGAAGGTCGTCATGCCCAGAACGGCGAAGAACCGGACGTCGACAACGGGGCGGCCTCTCATCGCCTGCACCGCTGTGACCACCACGCCTATCCCGGCGAGGAGGGCTCCGACACCCTGCCAGACGGGATCGCTTAGGAGACTGTGCAGCGACAAACTCACCAACTCCGCCTCACCCCGGCGCACCGCTGCGGGCCAGCCCACGCGCCCGCGATCGTAGCGAAGCGATGCAGACTAAGCTGCGCCGTTCGCAGACCCGGCTCAGGTATGAGCTCCTCAGTCTCCCCGGGACACCTGAAGCCGGGGCGATATTGGTCGCCGAGAGTGGAGTTCGTGGGCCCTTACCACGCTTGCCGGACAAGCCCATCGGTGCTCCTGATCGACAAGCTTTCCGCGCATCCTCATTTAGTCGCAAGTCGGGCGCCAACTCTGTCCAAGGCAACCCAGCGTGAGTAGGCGGCGGAGGGGGCGCTGCGTCCGTAGCCGCCGACCGAGTTGAAGTTGCCGGCATCCTGGGATGTGCGTCGAGCCTACCGGCTCTGCAGTGGGCCGTGCCCAACACCGGGATTCGATGAGCTGTTCCGATCAGCGCGCAGCCCGCGCACGCTACTCGTCAACGGAGTGTTTGACCCAGGCGTGCAGCCGGCCGGTAGCAAGCTGATGCACTGGGTGACGGTGGACAAGACGAACCCGTACGCCTTGGTAGTCGATACGCGATGAGATCGGCTGAGAAGCCCTTGGAGCGGTGTCCGTGCGGACCCCACGAGGTGAGGCCGGACGATGACTTCCTATTTGATCGACCGTCGACGCCGGGGTGTGCACGCCTTGCCAGGTGGCGGCCGGGGGCCGGAGCAACCGCACGGCCATACCGGCGATCATCAACCCAAGCCGAGAACTCCCAGCTCACAGGATGCGCGACGAGTTTTGGCACGGTACACGGTGGAGCCATTCATTCCACCTGGCCGGAGATCCGCTCGGTGAACTCGTGCGCGATGTCCGAATGGTCGTCCAGAACCAGCACGCCGGCCTCGGTGAACTCGTCGGACATCAGCTCTGGGTCCACACCGACCAGGATCCACACCACCCGGCACCGGTCGCCGAGGACCCGCAGCCACTCCACCGACTCGCTGTCGGCCAGCGGCGCACAGGTGGAGATCAGCACCACCACCGTCGCCGGCACCTCAACGCCCCGGCTGGTCAGCGAGTTCAGGTCCCGCTGGTGGGCGTTTCCGATCCCGTTGACGCAGCGCACCAAGTCGACGTACTCGGGTTTGACCTTCGGCAGCCGGACCCGGGACAGCTGGCCGGCCGGACGGAGCGGACCGTGCCTGACCAGCGTGCGGCCGGCGGTGAAGAGCGCCGTCTCCACCGGGGCGAGACCGTCGCCCTCCCAGTCGACGCGCAGCCTCGCTAGCGCCCCGTCCAGCTCGACGGCGAGCCGAGCCTGCCGGTCCCGGACGCGGCGCTCGGGCAGCTGCCCATCGGTGACGAGCACCAGATAGGCCAGGGCGGCGGCGTTGGTGGTGCGGGCCAGCCGGTCCAGCGCCTGGGCCGGAGTCGGGTTGGCTCGCCGCCCCCGGGCCAGCAGGCCGCGCCACCGGCTGCGCGGCTCGGGATCCTCCCCGGCCTTCCCGCCGCCCGTCGCCAGCGGCGCAACGGTCGGCGGGACGATCGGCGGATCCGCTGGGCTGGGACGTAGCAGGCTAAGCAGCCGTCGTTCGTCGATCACCGCGTCGGGCCAGCGTTCCACCGAGTCCATCATGACGACGATCCGGGCGGTCACCTCGGTCACGGTCCCGGCCGGGGAGCTGGCCCCAACGCCATAGCAGTGGAGTGGCAGGGCGCTCAGCTCCTGGGACTGCGACAACTCGGCGGCCAGCTGCTCCGCCCGCTCCGGCTCCTGCCCGACGAGCACGCAGCCGAAGACGACCCGCGGGGCGAACGCCTCGCGGCGGTTCACCAGGGCCGCCCGGACCAGGGCGTTGGCCACCGCACTCGTCTCCTCGTAGCCGGCGGTGCCGATCGCGGGACCGCCGGCCACCCGGACAGTGTCGGCCAGGACCACATCGGCGGCGACCCGGTCGCGCACCGCCTGGACCAAGCCGTCCGCCGCCAGTTCCAACCCCTCCACCGGTACGACCAGCAGCACGAACCCGGTCCAGGCCGGCTCCTCCGGCCCCGTCCCCTCATCGAGTGCGATGGTCACGGCATGCCACCCGTCGGCAGGCCGAAGCGGTTACGGATCGCGTTGGTGCGGGCGTTTGCCTGGCCCGGCTGGCCAGGTTGCCCTGGCTGGCCCGGGGCAGCCCCCGGCGCCGGCTGGCCCGATCCCGTGCTGCTCAGCGTGTTGGTCACGTTGGCGCTCCACTGCCGCAGCGCGACGTCCAGGATCTTCTCCATCTCGCTGGCCACGTGCTCGTTCGCCCTGATGCCGAGCGCCGTCTCCCGTTTCCGCATGTCCTCTTCGATCTCGCGTCGCTTCTTCGAGTCGCCCTCGATGCGCCGCCGGTCGTTGTTGCGCCACTGGACCGCGTTGTCGTAGGCCGAGTTCTCCTCCAGCTCACTAATCCGGTCGTAGAGCGAGGGCTGGCCGATGCTGTTGAGGAGCTTCACCAGCACCGGAAGCAGCTCGATCATGAAGAACAGCAGGGCCACCGCCCAGTGCGCCAGCTCCGCCATCGAGCTGCGGTCGCCGAGCGAATCCAGCGCCTCCAGCCGGGCCAGCAGGCCGACGTTCTTTTCCTGGACCTGCCCGTCACCCCGTACCGTGGTGTTGAACAACTGCTGGAGCCGGTCCCGCTCCGCGATCAGTGCGGGCAGCTCGGCGTTGGCCCGGGTCTGCGCCTCCGCGAGCTTCGTGCTGGTGGTCCGGGCGGCCTCCTCGTTGGCCGCGTCCAACGCCTTGCGGGCCGCGGCCACCGACTCCTCGGCGCCGCGCAGGTCGGCGGCGGCCACGTCGTATGCCTGCTTGAGTGCCTGGTATCGCGGGCCGGCACCCCGGTTGCCGCTGGCCCCGTTGCACTTGTAGCCGTCCAGCTCGCACCTCATTTTTAGGTACGCCTCATTGGCGACGGTACGCCTCTTCTCCAGGTCTGCCTCGGCCTTCGTCAGCCGATCCGTGGCCAGCTCGATGTTGGGTGAGGTCAATCCCGGCAGCTGCCCGGCGAGGATGCCCTCGTTCTCGGCGATCTTCGCCTTCACCTCGACCAGCCGCTTCGCCTCCGGGCTGTTGCCCCGGGTCTCGCCCAACTCGATCGCTGCCTGCGCGTTGCGCAACCGCATCTCGGCCGCGATCTCGCTGTCGAAGACCCGCAGCACCAGTGGGGTGGCGATGACCAGACCGAGTAACGCCGCCACCAGCAGCCGGGGGGCCACCACCCCCAGCAGATGCCACCCGCTTAACCCGGGCCGGATGTTCTGGATCAGCAGCCGGTCGATGTTCAGGATGATCAGTCCCCAGCCGATGCCGAGCGGAACGGCGAACCACCAATTCACCTGAAGGCCGTCCATCAACGCGAACGCCATCGCCACCACCGCCAGGGCGGCGGTGGCGAGCAGCACCAGACCCAGCTGGATGAACTTGCCCTTGGCTGCGGGCACCTTCGGCAGGATCTGCGGGTCAGCGCCACCTAGCCGGGCGAGTAGGGTGCCCAGCGGCGGCACCTGGGCCCCGGCCAGCCGGCCGTGCACCGTCCCCCGGAACGACCGCTGACGGGTGTACGGGCTGTTGAGCCTCATGGGTTGGCTACCTTTCCTGTGCCCGGGGAGAGCTTCCGGGCTGAGGTGAGGACGGTCTGTAGCGCGGTGAAGATGACCCCGAGCACCCGCTCGTTGACATCTCGTTGGGCCCGCTGGAACGCTTCGGTGGTGTCGGCGGCCAGGTCAGCCGCCGGCAGAGCCGGGTTCGGCGGCGTCGCCGGCTGCAGCGCCCGCGCCGTCGACCAGAAATCCGGTACGGCCAACTGCGGCACCGGGTGCGCCTGCGTGCTGACCGCCGGGGCCGGTGGCAGCGCGGAGAGCACACTCGGCACCTGCACCGGGGCCAGGGCCGGCACGTCCGTGCGGGGCAGCACAAGCTGGGACAGATCGAGCGGCGGCAGCTCGTAGAGATCCACGAAACCGGCGACGGCCGAGACACTGCCGTGGTTGTTGACCGCCTCGACCACGATGTTCCCGGAGGCGGTCGGCTGCACGGCGCACCCGTTCGGGTGCCCGTCCGGGTCCTGGATCTCCACGGCCAGGCCGTTCGTGCCGGTGATCCGGATCCGCGTTGCACCCGTGACCGACCAGGTGACAACCACGTCCCCGCCGCGCAGCAACGCGGCCCGGTTGACCGCGGCCAGGTGCAGGACCGGCGGCTGGGCCTTCGCGAGGATGGCGCTTTCCAGGTACTGGTAGAGGGCCTTTGCCGGTGGCCGGTCGCCGGGCCGAGTGGCCAGTGCCCGGGTGACCAGGTCGACGCCGGCCTGGTCGAGGGTGCCGGCCAGCACCCGGGGATCCTTCAACTGGGTGACGCCGGACCCGGTGACCAGGCCACGCAGGACGCAGAGCCCCAGTTTGTACACGTCGGTCGCCAGGTCCTGCAGGACGGTCGAGTCGACGCACTCGGGTGGTTTGAAGAACGGTGAGTGCAGCTGACGGCGCCCGGTGTTGCTGAGCGCGGCCGCCGGGTCGCAGTCGAGCAGTAGCAGCCGGGGCGGGTTCACTGCGATCGCCACGTTACGCAGGCTCAGGTCGCCGTAGACGATCCCGCGCCGGTGCAGCAGCGCGATCACATAGCTGAGCTGCGCGGCCAACGCTAGTCGGATCAGCGGGTCATCGGCGCCGGAGCGGTCGATGCCGTTCGCCTTCAGATAGGTGTCGCTGCTGCACAGGAAGGCGAACTCGAAGACCACCCGCCCCGGCTGGCCGCCGGGCGGGTTGGTCCGGACGAAGAAGTCGTCCGGGATCAGCGGCAGGAGGGCGCCCACCGTCGTCCCACCGTGCCGTACCAGGGCCAGCGGCCAGGTGGTGACCCTGTCAAGTTCGGCCCGGTCAGCGGGGTCCATCGCCGTGCGCAGGGCCATCGCGTGCTCCATCGCCTGCACCACGCTGGCCCGGTCTGCCGCGCCGAGGTCGGTACGGATCTCCTTGAAGGCCAGCGGCCCGCCCAGCCCGGTGCCGACCGGCGGCGCGGCCAGCCGGTGGACCCGCCCCTCGGCGCCCTCGGCGATGAACGTCATCGCTCCCAGGCGGCCTCTGTCGACGTGCATCGCGCCCCTGCCCTCGCTCAGCCCTGCGCGCCCCGGTCGCCGGCGGCACCGGTGGGCTCGTTGGCCGCACCGGTGGGCTCGGCGGCCGGCTCGTCGAACCAGAGCCCCACCACGGTCCGGTCGTCCAGGTGCGACTTGCGGGCGAATCCCACCTGGCTGGCGAAGGTGAACACATCGGGCGCGGTGGCCCACCAGCCGGCGAGGGTGTCCCGAACCTCCCGGGCGCTCTCCAGCGGCACGCCCACCCCATCGGACATGACGAAGAGCGCACCGACCCCGACCGGTACCTCGATGGTGCGGAACCGGGGCCGTGGGTGAGGCAACGCGCGGACCCCGCCGGTGTGCAGGCCGTTGCCCACCGCCTGCGGGCCCGCCGCCCCGATGTCAGCCGCCGCCGGGTCGGCGGTGAGCTTCGACCATTCACCCTCGACCAGCGACCAGACGGTGCTGTCGTCGGTCCAGGCGATCGACGCGGTGCGCGGCCCGGTCAGACAGATCGCCGTCCCGACGAAGGTGGTGGCCATGCCCGCGTCCGCCGACCCGGCCTCCAGCACAATCCGGGCCAGCTCGTCGGCGTAACCGGTCAGCCGCTGGTTGACCTCGCTGATCGCAGCCGGCCACTCGCCGTGTGACCGGTACGACCGGGGCATCTCCCGGGCCACGAAACCGGCTGCCTCGTGGGACAGCCGCAGCGAGCCCACCCCGTCGCAGACCGAGACGATCAGCGTGTCCGTCACCGCGTCGTGGGCGATCGAGTAGCGGTCCTGTCTCGGCTCCGCGCGGTAGCGGTGCAGCAGGCCCCGGACGCTCGCCGCCCGTACCTGCACCCCGGGGAACGAGCACTCGCTCAGCTCGTGGTCGGCGCCATCGCCGACCTGAGATGGCGGCCCGGCCGGAAGTTCCAGCGCGGCTCGGCCGGGCACGCCGACGGCCGGTACGCCGAATCGATTACAAGGCCGGCCATCAGATTGGGCACCGGGCCGGTCGCCAGTCGGCGGGGCGACGTCAGACAAGGTCACCCGCCTCACCGAACTGCATGCCCTGGTTGGCCGGGACGGTCGGCGGCACGATCTGCGGGGCCCCCTGCCCGGCGCTGACCCCGGAACTGATCACGGTGTTGCCGATCGCCGAGGTCATCGACTTCAGCAGCTCGCCGATGTTGCTGGAGCGGGCGACGAACCAGCGGCCCCGGGCGTTGCCGAAGTCCGGGTAGGCGAGCTGGCGCATGACCTGCTCCGTCGCGTCTCGAAAGCCGAAGGAGACCAGGTACGGGAAGGCTTTGTTGCCCTGCTTGGTCTCCGGGTCGTACGCCAGCAGCGACCGGAAGGTCTCCAGGTAGTCGCCGTCGCCCGGGAGGCCGTCGGTCAGGAAGAAGACACACGGCCGGTAAACCTGCTTGCCGCTGGCCTTGAGCTGCGCCCGGTCCTCCTCGAAGACCCGGTGGTACTCCCGGAAGGCGGCCCCGTAGTTGGTGCCGCCACCGGCGGTCAGCGTGGGCAGGACGACCTGGCTGGGCGGGGCCAGCCGGACCACCGTCTGGGCGGTGGACTGGAAGGTGATGACGCTGAGCATGGTCAGGTCGTCGACCACCGGGTTGCTCATGATGTCAGTTCGCAGCTGGGCCAAGGCCGCGTTCAGCGCGGCGATATCCCCGTACATCGAGCCGGAGACATCACAGACGATGTAGAACGGCATGATCAGCTGTCCGTCGACGTTCGACACCGTGGCAACCGTGGTGTCCGCGGCAGTTGAATAGTCCGACATTCCTCTCCCCACAGATTTGTCCGTGCGCTTACCGCGACGGCGCTGGCTGGTCGAAGGTCACCAGGAACGGATGCGGTGTGGATCCTCTAAGGTGGACGATTCCGCCGAACCGGCCGACCGGCGGCTGCATGATCTCCCGGTTGCCCAGCATCGGTCTGGTCTGATGGGCCAGCGTCGGCGTCCAGCGGCCGTGCTGGTCAAGACCGACGCTGGTGGTGGCCGCCTGGACGTCCCCGAGACGCTGACTGAGCAGCGTCGCGGTGGCCTGCGAGGCACCCCGCAGGACGAGTAGGGCGTCCGCGTTGGCCAGCATTCGGACCTGCGCAGTCTCGTCACCGAACTGGGTCACGTCCTGGACACCCAGACAGGCGGCCACCCCAGCCCCGCGCATGAAGTCCAGCACCTGCTCCAGATCGATCCGGCGGGCGTACTTCGGCGCCTCGTCCAGCACCCACAGCATCCGAGGTCCGGGCCCGCCGAAGTGCTCCATGCA
Above is a window of Verrucosispora sp. NA02020 DNA encoding:
- a CDS encoding NACHT domain-containing NTPase; protein product: MSLSLHSLLSDPVWQGVGALLAGIGVVVTAVQAMRGRPVVDVRFFAVLGMTTFVALAAVVAARRVIWAHPVVGAVAVLSSGAVLALVVARFRPAARYQRAYRAWALDSMRYVRNRRLGIAGSFSPQIDDIYVDVSLVPRPLLGTEGGMLSDVAMDPSRRHSIWEFLDDSGSRVLAIRGQPGGGKSTLLLHVGSRLAREQRLGRYRVPILLELRDHGRHIVHDPNITLPGLLRRTLRAPDGEPRGWWESQLGAGRCVVLLDGLDEIFDPEDRATVSSWLNDQIALHRRTAFVVTSRPHAYRGPMLDAALILQVRPFTNHQMSTFVHAWYRALENQEGNDAASARTRAERAAMDLIDRITNTPALHDLAVNPLLLTMIVNVHRNRGALPKTRAALYAEMCRVVLGPRGDSRMTGTRFSTDDKIRVLAALAYDMMDHPLRTMLRADIRQGVSACLDQLPEGATPDDFVDEAAASGILVERDPEVFAFVHLTFQEYLAATHIRNTNAYQDLRHRVDDPSWREVTLLAVTGVNADQVIRAAVQSGSLAALSLAFECCEIAQTSDRALRRRLDDVVALAFQLDADSQHRRLVAGVLALQYLSAQSATSGGSQVCYQPIRTDLYRLYLLADRRRPSPEGPCPADPTAATAVTGVWGSDATAFVAWLNSVTARAEVAYRLPTPAELTELAERGGIAGQSVRSARHIWAQRPENPPELWTAPGIPSPLTVSGAEILESVIIDAAGSPVPWLLLSHAIRARAENLRWLVEKAARRARQVLGMRRRILELRAEEARSTIKHLEDQLQAKIRNYEIRRAAEMTGAKYALEDPRDSLSTAKEDADRLGQILAYADPAHSAQGQDRAAPTVSDRSISRSGDVFEGECVEAANTCRSLALALAHAERFVTVLGGRGVGSDAALTNRRQALNLVLRLDQLHQLAETARIQLEPGRHGDVKNLVQARDRMRDRATALDVARKAGRQLAREIVAVTEEIIASRTRNHPGLLPPLAPMQQHACNDPAQATVSALRECLGAGLADVVDRTVRNARDNSVDPPTAFAHALLAASGVAAADELNIPLDWLAPAASVAAKAIEGNTALPAWTYRIARHLLQTARPTFLRTKQIAPEAATTTRIVALILAAESLQRGDLHNGNRLRHIAAGMTLMQKRSRGLRRTPEALVVARA
- a CDS encoding DUF4407 domain-containing protein, which encodes MRLNSPYTRQRSFRGTVHGRLAGAQVPPLGTLLARLGGADPQILPKVPAAKGKFIQLGLVLLATAALAVVAMAFALMDGLQVNWWFAVPLGIGWGLIILNIDRLLIQNIRPGLSGWHLLGVVAPRLLVAALLGLVIATPLVLRVFDSEIAAEMRLRNAQAAIELGETRGNSPEAKRLVEVKAKIAENEGILAGQLPGLTSPNIELATDRLTKAEADLEKRRTVANEAYLKMRCELDGYKCNGASGNRGAGPRYQALKQAYDVAAADLRGAEESVAAARKALDAANEEAARTTSTKLAEAQTRANAELPALIAERDRLQQLFNTTVRGDGQVQEKNVGLLARLEALDSLGDRSSMAELAHWAVALLFFMIELLPVLVKLLNSIGQPSLYDRISELEENSAYDNAVQWRNNDRRRIEGDSKKRREIEEDMRKRETALGIRANEHVASEMEKILDVALRQWSANVTNTLSSTGSGQPAPGAAPGQPGQPGQPGQANARTNAIRNRFGLPTGGMP
- a CDS encoding protein phosphatase 2C domain-containing protein; amino-acid sequence: MTLSDVAPPTGDRPGAQSDGRPCNRFGVPAVGVPGRAALELPAGPPSQVGDGADHELSECSFPGVQVRAASVRGLLHRYRAEPRQDRYSIAHDAVTDTLIVSVCDGVGSLRLSHEAAGFVAREMPRSYRSHGEWPAAISEVNQRLTGYADELARIVLEAGSADAGMATTFVGTAICLTGPRTASIAWTDDSTVWSLVEGEWSKLTADPAAADIGAAGPQAVGNGLHTGGVRALPHPRPRFRTIEVPVGVGALFVMSDGVGVPLESAREVRDTLAGWWATAPDVFTFASQVGFARKSHLDDRTVVGLWFDEPAAEPTGAANEPTGAAGDRGAQG
- a CDS encoding VWA domain-containing protein, encoding MSNVDGQLIMPFYIVCDVSGSMYGDIAALNAALAQLRTDIMSNPVVDDLTMLSVITFQSTAQTVVRLAPPSQVVLPTLTAGGGTNYGAAFREYHRVFEEDRAQLKASGKQVYRPCVFFLTDGLPGDGDYLETFRSLLAYDPETKQGNKAFPYLVSFGFRDATEQVMRQLAYPDFGNARGRWFVARSSNIGELLKSMTSAIGNTVISSGVSAGQGAPQIVPPTVPANQGMQFGEAGDLV